The Jiangella sp. DSM 45060 genome contains the following window.
GACGGCGCCGTTGAGGAACTCGGCGAACGTGGCCAGGTACTCCGGCACGACGTCGATCTCGCCGCTCTCGAGCGCCGGCTCGTAGATCTCGCGGTTGGCCACCGACTGGATGTCGACGTTGTACCCGGCGTCCTCGAGCAGCGCCGCGTACATCTCCTGCATGATCACCATCTCGGTGAAGTTGGCGCCGCCGACGGTGAGGTCACCGCCACCGCCGCCGTCGGTGGCGGTGGAGTCGCCGTCACCCTCCTCGAACGGGTCGTCGTCGTCGCCGCCGCACGCCGCCAGCGACAGCGCCAGGCCGGCCGCGGTGGCCAGCACGGCCGCTCGTCTCCGCATGGTCATGTTCTTCACCGGTGTCACCTTCTGTGTCCCGTGCCGGGCGCCAGGCCCCGCACGCGTGTCCGGCGAGCACCCTCATAGCGCCCGCGTGGAATCAGTCAACTACGCGCCACTGACAACCTCGTCCGTGACGAGCGGCATTCCCCGGTCACGATCGCGTTTCGACCGTCCTTGCCGCGTGGCCCGGCGCATCGGGTCGGCGGCCCGCTGCAGCAGCGCCATCACACCCTCGATCGCCAGCGCCAGCAGGCCGACCATGATCGCGCCGCCGATCAGCTCGGGCACGTCCTGCCGGTTGAAGCCACTGGTGATGATGCGGCCCAGACCCGGCCCGGAGATGACGGCGGCCAGCGTCGCCGTCGCCACCACCTGCACCGTCGCCAGCCGGATGCCGCCCATGATGAGCGGCACCGCCAGCGGCAGCTCGACGCGGCGCAGCAGCTGGAGGCCGTTCATCCCCATGCCGCGAGCCGCCTCGACGGCGTCGCGGTCGACCTCGCGCATGCCGACGTAGGCGTTGGTGAGGATCGGCGGGATCGCGAAGAGCACCAGCGCGATGACCGTCGTCCAGATCGACAGCCCGAGCGGGGTCATGTACAGGATCGCCAGGATCGCGAACGTCGGCACCGCCCGGCCGACGTTGCTGATGTTGACGGCGAGCGCGCCGCCTCGTCCGATGTGCCCCAGCCAGAGCGCGATCGGCAGCGCGACGGCGCAGGCGATCGCCATCGACAGCAGCGTGATCCACAGGTGCTCGGTCAACCGGGTGCCGACGCCCGTCGGACCGGACCAGTTGTCGCCGTCGAGCAGCCAGTTGACGCCGTCCACCAGCCCGTTCACGCGTGCACCCCCCGTCGCCACGGCGTGAGCCATCGTTGCAGCGCCAGTAGCAGCAGGTCGGCCACCAGCGCCAGGACCACGCAGAGCACCGAAGCCGTCAGCACCTCGGCGTGGAAGTTGCTGCGCTGGCCGCGGGCGATCAGGTTGCCGAGGCCGCCGTGGCCGACGATCATCCCGATGGTCGTGAGCGCGATGGTGGACACCGTCGCGACCCGGAGCGCGGCGAACACCGCCGGCACGGCCATCGGCAGCTCCACCTTGCGGAGCAGCCGGAAGCCGTCGTAGCCCATGCCGACCGCCGCCTCGCGGACGTCGCCCGGAACCGCGTCCAGGCCGGTGAGGATGCCGCGGACCAGGATCGTCAGCGAGTACAGCACCAGCCCGATCACCACCGTCGTCGCGGTGAGCTTGGTGAGCGGCACCAGCAGCGAGAACATCGCCAGCGACGGGATGGTGTACAGGGCCGTCGACGTGCCCAGGATCGCGCCGCGCAGCCACCCGACCCGGCGGGCGACGACCGCCAGCACGAGCGCGAGGGCGAAGCCGATGACGACGGACACCACCGTGATGGTGACGTGCTGGCCGAGCGCCTCCATGATCTCGTCCCAGCGAGTACGGACGTACTCGCCACACACCCAGTCGTTGCGCACGAGGCAGTTGTCGGTCAGGGTTGCGGTATGAACGGGCCCGGAGAGCGCCATTCCGTTGACGCTACCGAAGAACCGATGATTCGTCTCGACCGCGTCTCCAAGACGTACCCCGACGGCACCGTCGCGGTGCAGGAGCTCACCCTCGAGGTGGGCCGCGGCGAACTGGTCGTGCTGGTCGGGCCGTCCGGCTGTGGCAAGACCACCACGATGAAGATGGTGAACCGGCTGGTCGAGCCGACCGGCGGGCGCATCGTGGTCGACGGTGTGGACGTCACCGACGCCGACCCGGTGGCGCTGCGCCGCGGCATCGGCTATGTCATCCAGAACGTCGGGCTGTTCCCGCACCGCACCATCGAGGAGAACATCGCCGTCGTCCCCGAGCTGGTCGGCTGGCCTCGCAAGCGTCGCCACGAGCGGGCCCGCGAGCTGATGGAGCTGGTCGGCCTCGACCCCGCGGTGCACGGCAAGCGGTACCCGCACGAGCTCTCCGGCGGGCAGCGGCAGCGGGTCGGCGTGGCCCGCGCGCTCGCCGTCGACCCTCCCGTCCTGCTCATGGACGAGCCGTTCAGCGCCGTCGACCCGGTGGTGCGGTCGCAGCTGCAGGACGAGTTCCTGCGGCTGCAGGACGACGTCCGCAAGACCATCCTGTTCGTCACGCACGACATCGAGGAGGCGGTCCGGCTGGGCGACCGCATCGCGGTGTTCAAGCAGGGGGGCCGGCTGGAGCAGTTCGACACCCCGGCGGCCATCCTCGGCGCGCCGGCCACCGACTTCGTCGCCGACTTCGTGGGCGCCGACCGCGGCCTCAAGCGGCTCTCCGTCACCGCCATCACGCCGGCCGACCTCGAGCACCCGCCGGTCGTCAAGGCCGACGACGACCTCGCCACGGCCGGCGCCGCCCTCGGCGACGAGCGCTGGGCCGTCGTCCTCGACGGCGACGGCGGACTGGCCGGCTGGGTGGGCCACGACATGCTGACCGGCGCCGGGAAGGTCCGCGACCACGCGCGGCGCATGGAGGCGTGGGTCGAGCTGGACGATTCCCTCAAGGTGGCGTTCGCCGAGATGCTGCAGTGGAACGCCGGCTGGATCGCCGTCCTGGACGACGGCGACCGCTACGTGGGCGTGCTGACGCCGGCGACGCTGCACGCGGCGCTACGGCGCTCCGTCGAGGCCGAGGCGAAGGACGTCGCCCGGGCCGAGGTGGTGCTGGAGACGGTGCAGAACGCCTGACGGCTCGTTCGGCTCAGGCGCTGCGTTCCTGGCGCTGCTGCACCGGGGCGGACTTCTTCTTGCGGTCGGCCTCGGGCAGCAGGTCGGTGTTCTTGTCCTCCCACTTGATGAGGTCGACCACCGTCGGCGCCTCGGAGAGGTCGGGCCACAGGTCGTTCCACTCCGCGCCCTCGGCCAGCCGGGCCAGCTCGACGCTCGGGGTGGACGCGCCGGGACGGGCGCTGCGGGCGGCCGCGATCTCGGCCTCCAGCAGGTCGAGCTTCGACCGCATGACGTCGATGCGCTCGGACGCGACGTCGAGCAGGCCGACCATGTGGTCGGTGAACTCGCGGTGCTCCTCGGAGTAGCGGGCGTGCGCCTGGGAGTACTCCGCCGCCTGCTCGGCGCGGACCGTGGCCACCTCGACCCGCAGCCTGCGCTCCAGCCGGAGCACGAATGCGCCCAGCACCGCCGCGCCGACGGCGCCCGCGGCCGCCGCGATGCGCGGCCACGGCCCGTCCAGGACCATGGCGGCGACCGTCAGCGCGATGGCCGCCGCGGGTGCGGCGACGGCGAGCAGACGGACAGCGGTGAGACGGCGGCGGTGACGGACGGAGGCCATGGGCGTCACCGTACCTTCTTGTACGGCGCGAATCGGACTTCACACGCCGCGCCACACCGGGAACTTCCGTCCCGCGTTTCACCCGCGCCGCGGCCGCCGACGCGGTCTCACTGCCGGGCCGCTCGGCCCCGGACTCGCCGGGCGTCGGTGGCGTGAGCGACGGCCCTCCGCGCCGCGCCCAACGCACGCGGCCGGCGCAGGCACGCGGCCGGAGCCCGCCACGGCACGGGCGGCTCGTGCGGGACACGGGTGCGGCTCAGCGCGAGCCCGCTCGTCGCGCTTCCGGGCGGCAGCACACGTGGGGCGGTCATGCCTCGATGATCCAGGACGCGGGCGCGCGGCGTCACCTGGATTTCAGGCCGGGTGGCGCCGCCGTTCTCGTCATCTCGTGACGCCTGGCTACGGTGCGGGCATGCCGACCGTACGCGCCAACGGCGCCGACCTCGCCTATGACGACGCCGGAAGTGGGCCCGCGGTGGTGCTCGTGCACGCCGGCATCGCCGACCGGCGGATGTGGGACCACCAGGTCGCCGCGCTCGCGGAGCGGCACCGGGTGGTGCGCTACGACTGGCGCGGGCACGGTGAGTCCGGCCCCGCCGCCGGGGAGTTCGCCCACCACGCCGACCTGCTGGCGCTGCTGGACGCACTGGACATCGAGCGGGCGGCGCTGGTCGGCTGCTCCATGGGCGGCGCGTACTCCGTCGACGTCGCGTTGGCGGCGCCGGAGCGGGTGACGGCCCTGGCGCTGATCGCGTCCGGGCTGTCCGGGCACGAGTGGCCGGCCGAGATGGGCGCGCTGGCCCGCGAGCGGATCCTCGCCGCGGTGCCGGCCGACCGGCTGGCGCGCTACCGCGAGCACACGGCGGACCACGTCGACCCGGCGGACGTCGCGGCGATGGCCGAGGCACAGCTGCGGCTGACCGCCGTCGGGCCGGGGCGGGAGCCGTCCGACCTGGACCCGGACGCGTGGGAGCACATGGTGCGCATGTGCCGCCTGGTGTTCGAGCGCGAGTGGACCGGCCCGGCGCACACCGAGCTACCGGCCGACCCGCCGGCGAAGCCGCGGCTGGCCGGCGTCGTCCAGCCGGCGCTGGTGGTGAACGGCCGCGCCGACCTGCCGTACATCCAGGAGGTGTCCGGCCTGCTCGCGGACGGGATCCCGGGTGCACGGCGGGTCGACCTCGACGACACCGGCCACCTGCCGCCGGTGGAGCGCCCGGCCGAGGTGACGGCGTTGCTGACGCGCTTCCTGGCCACGTAGGGACCGGAAACCCGGGTGACCCCGGCCGGACCGTCCGGTTACGGTCGGGCGGTGCCCGAGCTGCAACGGCTGCGTGCCGACCACGCCCCGGCGGTCCTGGCCTTCGAGCTGGCCAACCGCGCCTACTTCGCCGCCTTCATCTCCGACCGCGGCGACGCCTACTTCGAGCACTTCACCGAGCGGTTCGACGCCCTGCTGGCCGAGCAGGAGGCCGGCATCTGCGCCTTCTACGTGCTCGTCGCCGCAGACGGCTCGGTGCTCGGGCGGTTCAATCTGGTCGACATCGATGACGGCACCGCGATCCTCGGCTACCGGGTCGCGCAGCACGTCGCGGGCCGTGGCGTGGCGACCGCGACCGTCCGTGAGCTGTCGCGCCTGGCGGCGTCGCGGCACGGGGTGCGCACGCTGCGGGCGGCCGTCGCCGAGACGAACGTCGCGTCGCGGAAGGTGCTGACGAAGGCCGGTTTCGTCCTGACCGGCCCGGCCGACCCGGCCGACATCGGCGGCCAGCCGGGCAGCTGGTTCGAGCTCGTGCTCGCTTAGGCCGGGTGGGCGCCGTTCTCCTCGTCGGACGGTGGCGGGACCTCGCCGGCGCGTTCCAGCCGGACGGCGGCCACCGTCAGCACGACCGCGGCCGCGACGACGACGGCGGAGAGGACGGCGCGGTTGCGGCCCATCGGGGAGTCGAGCAGGCCCAGCGCCAGCAGGCCGAGGCCCGTGTAGACGCCGGTGAGCAGGGCGCCGAAGTAGGCCGACGCCTTGGCGAGGGCGACGGAGCGGGCGACCCGGAGTGCGTCGATGCGCTGGTCGAAGCGCCGCTCGGTGATCCAGCCGCGCACCGCCCGGGCGCCGGCGAACATGCCGACGGCCAGGAACAGCAGCAGCAGCGGCAGCACCCACGGGATCGGCGGGAGCGCGCCCGACGCGGCGTCGACGATGCGGCCGATCGACCAACCGGCCGGGACCGCCACCGCGGCGACCCAGATCAGCGAGCCGATCTTCGTCCGTTGCACAGTGTGCCGCGACCCGGGGGTCAGGCCGGGATCTCGAGCGCCTCGTCCAGCCGGCGCACGCCGGTGGCGTCGACGGCCGAGCTCAGCTCCACGACGCGGCCGAGGCCGGGCACCGAGAAGTCGGGGTCGACGTCGGCCCACGGGATGAGCACGAACGCCCGCTCGGCGAGCCGCGGGTGCGGCACGTGCAGGTCGTCGTCGTCGGAGGTGACGTCGCCGACGGCGAGCACGTCGATGTCGAGCGTGCGCGGGCCGTTCGGGACGTCGCGGGTGCGGCCGTAGGCGGTCTCGGTGGACTGGGCCCGTTCCATCAGCGAGCGCGGCGACAGCGTGGTGTCGACGACGAGGACGGCGTTGAAGAAGTTCGGCGAGCCGCTGGGGGTGTCGACCGGTTCGGACTCGTACACCGGCGAGACCGCGACGGGCACGATCTCGGAGGAGTCGGTGAGGGTGTCGACGGCCGCCTGCAGGAACTCGAGGCGGTCGCCGAGGTTGCTGCCCAGCGCGAACGCCGTACGCCGCAGCGGACGCAGATCACCCGTCAGCGTGTCGGCGTCGACCACGTTGGGGTTGGGGACATTGGTCACGTTCGGGCCCTTCGAATCGTCACGGTCACGTCGTCGAACGGCACCGCCACCGGCGCCTCCGGCTTGTGCACGGTCACTTCCGCCGCCTCCACCCTGGGATCGTCCAGGCAGAGGTCCGCGATGCGCTGGGCGAGGGTCTCGACCAGCCGGACCGGCTCCCCCGAGACGAGGCCGACCACCCGTTCAGCAAGACTGCCATAGTCCACGGTGTCGGTCAGGTCGTCGCTCTGGGCCGCCGCACGGGTGTCGACGCTCAGGGCGACGTCGACGCGGAACAGCTGGCCGTTCTCCCGTTCATGGGCGAACCAGCCGTGGCGTCCACGCGCGGTGAGGCCGCGCAACTCGATACGGTCAGGCACCCCACGACCCTAGCGGCCCGCACCCGCTCATCGTGCACTCGGACGAGGGTGGGATTGGCCACGGTCGCTCACCCTTGCGCGAGCCGGGCCGCGACGTGCACCGCGTCGAGCGTCGCGGGGACGGTGTGGACGCGGACGCACCAGGCTCCGGCCAGCGCGATCGTCGTCGACAACGCGTCGGTGGCGGCGTCGCGGCCGACCGGCGGGCGCCGTTCCCCGGTCTGCGGATCGGCCAGCAGTTCGCCCAGGAAGGTCTTGCGCGACGCGGCGACGAGCAGCGGCAGCTCCAGCGCGTGCAGCTCGGCCAGCCGGGCCAGCAGCGTCCAGTTGTGGTCCCACGTCTTGGCGAAGCCGAGCCCGGGGTCGACGGCGATGTGCTCCGGCCTCACCCCGGCGGCGAGGGCGGCGTCGACCCGCGGCCGCAGCTCGGCGAGCACGTCGGCGACGACGTCGTCGTAGGCGATGCGCTCCTGCATGTGGTCGGAGTGCCCGCGCCAGTGCATGAGGACGACCGGCACGTCCGCCTCGGCGACGACGCGCAGCATGTCAGGGTCGGCCAGCCCGCCGGACACGTCGTTGACCAGCCGCGCACCGGCCTCGAGCGCGGGTGCGGCGACCTCGGCGCGCATGGTGTCGACGGAGACGACGGCGCCCGCGGCGGCCAGCTCGCGGATCACCGGCAGCACCCGGCGGCGCTCCTCGTCCGGCGACGGGCGCGCGGCGCCGGGCCGGGTGGACTCGCCGCCGACGTCGACGATGTCGGCGCCCTGCTCGATCAGCTGCAGCCCGTGCTCGATCGCGTCGCCGGGTTCGTACCAGAAGCCGCCGTCGGAGAAGGAGTCGGGCGTGACGTTCACGACGCCCATGACCAGCGCGCGATCCGGCCGCGGCAGGCCCGCGACGTAGCGCTCCGGGCGGCCGCTGCTCATCGGCGCAACGCGATGTCGGTGCGGTGGTGGCTGCCGTCGAGCCTGATGTGCCCGACCGCCTCGTACGCGCGGGCGCGCGCCTCGTCGATGTCGTCGCCGACCGCCGTGACCGACAGGACCCGGCCACCGCTGGAGACGACGGCGCCGCCGGCGTCCAGCCGGGTGCCGGCGTGCAGCACCTCGACGCCCTTGACGGCGGCCGCGTCGTCCAGCCCGCCGATGGGGTCACCGGTGCGCGGGGACGCCGGGTACCCGTGCGCCGCGACGACGACGGTGACCGCGGCGCCGTCGCGCCACACCGGCTCCGGGTGCTGGGCGAGGGTGCCGGTGGCCGCGGCCCGCAGCAGCCCGCCCAGCCCGGACCGCAGCCGGGCCAGCACGGCCTGCGTCTCGGGGTCGCCGAACCGGGCGTTGAACTCGACGACGCGCACGCCGCGCGACGTCAGCGCCAGCCCCACGTACAGCAGGCCGGCGAACGGGATGCCGCGGCGCTGCATCTCCTCGATGGTCGGCCGGACGACCCGCTCCATGACGTCGTCGACCAGGCCCTCGGGCGCCCACGGCAGCGGCGTGTACGCGCCCATGCCGCCGGTGTTGGGGCCCTCGTCGCCGTCGTAGGCGCGCTTGAAGTCCTGGGCCGGGGTGAGCGGCACGGCGACCCGGCCGTCGGTGACGCAGAACAGCGACACCTCGGGGCCGTCGAGGTACTCCTCGATGACGACGCGGCCGCAGGCCTCGGCGTGCGCGAGCGCGGCCGCGCGGTCGTCGGTGACGACGACGCCCTTGCCGGCGGCCAGGCCGTCGTCCTTGACGACGTACGGCGCACCGAAGCGGTCCAGCGCGGCCTCGGCCTCGGCGCGGGTCTCGCAGACCACGGCCATGGCGGTGGGCACCTCGGCCGCGGCCATGACGTCCTTCGCGAAGGCCTTCGACCCCTCCAGCCGGGCGGCCCGCCCGGACGGCCCGAAGCAGGCGATGCCGCGTGCCTTGACGGCGTCGGCGACGCCCGCCACCAGCGGCACTTCGGGTCCCACCACGACGAGGTCGGCGTCGAGCCGGGCGGCGAGGTCGGCCACGGCCTCGGGCTGGTCGGCGACGACGGAATGGACGGCGATGTCCGCGGCGATGCCCGCGTTGCCCGGCGCGGCGTGCACCTCGGACACCTCGGGGTCGCGCAGCAGGCAGCGCACCAGGGCGTGCTCGCGGGCGCCGGAACCGATGACGAGTACCTTCACGGACGCCGACCCTATCGGGCCAGCGTCGCCGCCACTTCCAGTGTCCGCGCCTGGTCCGCCGCGGGCCCGACCGGCAGCACCATCAACTCGTCCATACCGGCGTCGGCGAGCGCGCGGACGGCCCGGCCGACGGCCGCCTCGTCACCGGCGACGACGGTCTCGGCGGGTGTCCGGACGCCCTCGCGGTCCAGCTGGGCCCGATAGCTCGGCAGGTCGCCGGCGACGCCGAACCGCCGCTGCACCCAGTCGCGCACGCCGTCCGGGTCGCTGGTGACCGCGACGCAGACCCCGGCGATGACGGCGGGCCGTTCGCGCCCGGCGGCGGCAGCGGCGGCGGTGAGCGCCGGGACGACGTGCTCGCCGATCGAGCGCGGCCCGGCCCACGTGGTGACGACGCCGTCGGCCAGCTCGCCGGCCACCCGCAGCATCACCGGGCCGAGCGCGGACAGCAGCAGCGGCGGCGCCGCGACCCCGGCACCGGCCAGCTGCCCGTTCACCGTCACCGTCACGCCGGCGTGGGCGACCGGCTCGCCGCGCAGCAGCGGCCGCAGCGCGGTCAGGTACTCGCGGGTGTGCCGGGCCGGACGGTCGTACGGCACGCCGTACTGCCCCTCGACGATCGGCGCGTGGCTCGGACCGACGCCGAGCCGCAGCCGGCCGCCGGTCGCCGCCTGCGTCGTCAGCGCCTGGGCGGCCAGGGACAGCGGGTGCCGCGGATGGGTCCGGACGACGGCCGTGCCCAGCTGCACCTCCGGCACCGCCGCGCCGACCGCCGTCAGCAGCGTCAGGGGGTCCCAGCCGGACCGCTCGCTCAGCCACACGGTCTCGTACCCGGCCGCGGCGGCCGCCCGGGCCCGCTCGGCCACCGTCGCGACGCTCACGCCGTCGTCGTCGATCCACGCTCCGGTTCGCATGGATCCAGTCAAGCCGGCGGAACAGCCCGGACCAACGGCCAGTTGTGCTGTGCAGCGATCACGTCTGGTGATCGGCGCCGGGAGGTCGAGCGTGGAGTTGCGCCAGCTCAGGTACTTCGTCGCGGTCGCCGAGGAGCTGCACTTCGGCCGCGCCGCCGAGCGGCTGCACATCGTCCAGCCCGCGGTCAGCCAGCAGATCGGCCGGCTGGAGCGGGAGTTCGGCGTGCGGCTGTTCGACCGCTCGTCGCGCCACGTGCGGCTGACCGACGACGGCCGCCGGCTGCTGGAGCGGGCCCGCCGGGTGCTGGCCGCGGCCGCCGACACCGCGACGCTCGCGGCCGAGCTGGCCGGGCGCTCCGGCGTGCTGCGCCTCGGCGCCGGCGCCGGGCTGGAGCGACGGGTCGAGCGCGGGCTGACGACGCTGCGGGCGGACCGCCCGGACCTCGCGGTGACGTTCGCCGACGGCCCGGTGAGCACCCACCTCGACGCGCTGCGCCGCGGCGACCTGCACGCCGTCCTCGTCCGCGGCGCCGTCGAGAGCGACGACGACCTGGTCGCCACGCAGGCGTGGTCCGACGAGGTCGTGGCCGCGCTCCCGGCCGGGCATCCGCGCGCCGGCGCCGACACTGTCCGCGTCGCCGACCTCGCCGCTCACCCGGCCCGGCTGCCCGCGCCGCAGTGCGACGGGCCGTTCCACCGGCTGCTGGCCGGCGCCGGGGTGCGGCCGCTGCCCGACCGCCCGGCGGGCACCGTCGAACGGACCCTGTTGGAGCTGGCCGGCAGCAGCGACCAGTGGGCTCCGGTCCCGGCCGGCGGGCCGCCGCCGCCCGCCGGCGTGCGCACCGTCCGGTTCGATCCGCCGCTGCCGCTGCCGGGCGTCGTCGTGACGTCGGCGCGGACGCCCGCGGACTGCCGGGCCGGGCTGGTGGCGGCCTTCGGCGGACCCGACATCATCGACTACGGTGGACGCTGATGAGCGAACGATGGATCGACCTCGTCGGCGCGGTCAACGTCCGCGACCTCGGCGGGCTGCCCACCACCGACGGCGGCGCCACCCGGTTCGGCCAGGTGCTGCGCTCCGACAACCTGCAGGACCTCATCGGCGACGACATCGACCGGCTCACCGGCGAGCACCGTCTGCGCGACGTCGTCGACCTGCGCACGACGTACGAGGTGACGTCCGAGGGCCCCGGCCCGCTGACCCGCGTCCCCGACGTCACCATCCACCACCTGTCGCTCTACCCCGAGGTCGGCACCGCCACCGATGTCGAGGCCGACAGCGTGCTGCCGTGGACCGGCCGCGACGACGAAGAGGCCATCTGGGTGAACGCGGGCGTCTACTACACCAACTACCTGCGGCACCGGCCCGGCAACGTCGTGGCGGCGCTGCGCACCATGACGACCTCCGGCGGCTCCACGCTGGTGCACTGCGCGGCCGGCAAGGACCGCACCGGCGTCGTGTGCGCGCTGGCGCTGTCCGTCGTCGGCGTCGACCGCCAGGCCGTCGTCGACGACTACGTCCAGACCGGCGAGCGGGTCGACGCCATCATGAGCCGGCTCAAGGCCACGGCCACCTACGCCGCCGACCTCGAGGGGCGCCCCAACGACGCCAACCTGCCGCGCGCGGAGTCGATGCACACGTTCCTCGACTTCATCGACACCGAGTTCGGCAGTCCGGCCGGCTGGCTGGCGCGGCACGGCTGGACCGACGCCGAGACCGCCGCGCTGCGCGCCCGGCTGGTCGGCTGACGCGCACCTCAGCGCGCCAGCGCCGCCTCCAGCCGCGCCCGCACGTCCGGCCACTCGTCGCGCAGGATCGAGTAGTAGACGGTGTCGCGCCAGCTGCCGTCGGCGCGGCGCATGTGGTGACGCAGCACGCCCTCGCGCAGCGCGCCGAGCCGCTCGATCGCCCGCTGCGACCGGACGTTGAGGTGGTCGGTCTTGAGCGCCACCCGCTCGAGCGTCAGCGTCTCGAACGCGTGCCCGATGACCAGCAGCTTCGTCGCGGTGTTGACCTCAGTGCGCCACCACGGCGGCCCGATCCAGGTGGCGCCCACCTCGACCCGCAGGTTCGCGGCGTCGACGTCGAGGTAGGACGTCGTGCCGACGACGCGGCCGTCGGCGCGGCGTCTGATCACCCACGGCACGGCGTCGCCGCGCGCGGCCGCCGCCAGCGCGCGGTCGAGCGCTCCGGCCAGCCCGTCCGTCCGCGGATGCCAGGCGGACACCCAGCGGAACAGCTCGTCCGGCTCGGACACGGCGGCCTCGAGGTCACCGAGGTGCACCGACGACAGCGGCTCCAGCTCGATCCAGGCGTTGGACAGCGGGACGGCGGCGATGATGGTCACGCGCCCATCTTCGCCTACCGTCGAGGATCGACTGGAGAAGGGACCACCGCGTGATCATCCGGCCGTACGAGCCCGCCGACACCGACGCGCTCTACGACATCTGCTTGCGCACCGGCGACAACGGCGGCGACGCCACCGGCCAGTTCGCCGACCCCCGGCTGCTCGGCGAGCACTTCGTCGGGCCGTACCTGCGCTACGAGCCGGAACTGGCCTTCGTCATCGACGACGGCGCACCGGCCGGCTACGTGCTGGGCGTGCGCGACACCCCGGCGTTCGAGCGTGTCTGCGAGCGGGAGTGGTGGCCGCCGCTACGGGAGAAGTACCCGCCCGGCTCGTTCCCGGCCGGCACCCGCGACGCCGCCTACGTCCAGCGGCTGTACGAGTCGCACACGGCCGACCCCGCGATCGTCGCGGAGTACCCGGCTCACCTGCACATCGACCTGCTGCCCCGGGCGCAGGGCCAGGGCATGGGACGGGCGCTGATGGAACGGCTGCTGGCGGCGCTGCACGCGGCCGGCGCGCCCGCCGTCCACCTCGGCGTCGGCGCGGGCAACACCCGCGCCATCGCGTTCTACGAGCGCATGGGCTTCCAGACGCTGTACCAGTCGCCGAACGGCCGCACGATGGGCCGTCCGACGACCTGACCTGGGCGCGTCAGCGCACGAGGTCGCGGACCGCGACGATCTGCTCGCGGCCCGGTCCCACGCCGACCGCGGA
Protein-coding sequences here:
- the purD gene encoding phosphoribosylamine--glycine ligase; the encoded protein is MKVLVIGSGAREHALVRCLLRDPEVSEVHAAPGNAGIAADIAVHSVVADQPEAVADLAARLDADLVVVGPEVPLVAGVADAVKARGIACFGPSGRAARLEGSKAFAKDVMAAAEVPTAMAVVCETRAEAEAALDRFGAPYVVKDDGLAAGKGVVVTDDRAAALAHAEACGRVVIEEYLDGPEVSLFCVTDGRVAVPLTPAQDFKRAYDGDEGPNTGGMGAYTPLPWAPEGLVDDVMERVVRPTIEEMQRRGIPFAGLLYVGLALTSRGVRVVEFNARFGDPETQAVLARLRSGLGGLLRAAATGTLAQHPEPVWRDGAAVTVVVAAHGYPASPRTGDPIGGLDDAAAVKGVEVLHAGTRLDAGGAVVSSGGRVLSVTAVGDDIDEARARAYEAVGHIRLDGSHHRTDIALRR
- a CDS encoding GNAT family N-acetyltransferase, translated to MTIIAAVPLSNAWIELEPLSSVHLGDLEAAVSEPDELFRWVSAWHPRTDGLAGALDRALAAAARGDAVPWVIRRRADGRVVGTTSYLDVDAANLRVEVGATWIGPPWWRTEVNTATKLLVIGHAFETLTLERVALKTDHLNVRSQRAIERLGALREGVLRHHMRRADGSWRDTVYYSILRDEWPDVRARLEAALAR
- a CDS encoding tyrosine-protein phosphatase, whose product is MSERWIDLVGAVNVRDLGGLPTTDGGATRFGQVLRSDNLQDLIGDDIDRLTGEHRLRDVVDLRTTYEVTSEGPGPLTRVPDVTIHHLSLYPEVGTATDVEADSVLPWTGRDDEEAIWVNAGVYYTNYLRHRPGNVVAALRTMTTSGGSTLVHCAAGKDRTGVVCALALSVVGVDRQAVVDDYVQTGERVDAIMSRLKATATYAADLEGRPNDANLPRAESMHTFLDFIDTEFGSPAGWLARHGWTDAETAALRARLVG
- a CDS encoding GNAT family N-acetyltransferase gives rise to the protein MIIRPYEPADTDALYDICLRTGDNGGDATGQFADPRLLGEHFVGPYLRYEPELAFVIDDGAPAGYVLGVRDTPAFERVCEREWWPPLREKYPPGSFPAGTRDAAYVQRLYESHTADPAIVAEYPAHLHIDLLPRAQGQGMGRALMERLLAALHAAGAPAVHLGVGAGNTRAIAFYERMGFQTLYQSPNGRTMGRPTT
- a CDS encoding LysR family transcriptional regulator, translated to MELRQLRYFVAVAEELHFGRAAERLHIVQPAVSQQIGRLEREFGVRLFDRSSRHVRLTDDGRRLLERARRVLAAAADTATLAAELAGRSGVLRLGAGAGLERRVERGLTTLRADRPDLAVTFADGPVSTHLDALRRGDLHAVLVRGAVESDDDLVATQAWSDEVVAALPAGHPRAGADTVRVADLAAHPARLPAPQCDGPFHRLLAGAGVRPLPDRPAGTVERTLLELAGSSDQWAPVPAGGPPPPAGVRTVRFDPPLPLPGVVVTSARTPADCRAGLVAAFGGPDIIDYGGR
- a CDS encoding TIGR03564 family F420-dependent LLM class oxidoreductase; translated protein: MRTGAWIDDDGVSVATVAERARAAAAAGYETVWLSERSGWDPLTLLTAVGAAVPEVQLGTAVVRTHPRHPLSLAAQALTTQAATGGRLRLGVGPSHAPIVEGQYGVPYDRPARHTREYLTALRPLLRGEPVAHAGVTVTVNGQLAGAGVAAPPLLLSALGPVMLRVAGELADGVVTTWAGPRSIGEHVVPALTAAAAAAGRERPAVIAGVCVAVTSDPDGVRDWVQRRFGVAGDLPSYRAQLDREGVRTPAETVVAGDEAAVGRAVRALADAGMDELMVLPVGPAADQARTLEVAATLAR